The Proteus sp. ZN5 genome includes the window TGTCGGCACCAATCAGTTCAAGACTTACAAAGAACTGCGATATACCATTCGTCGCTCGTTTACGTCAGATTTTGATTTCTAGAAAGATTAATACATAGTTTCACACTAACAGGGATGTTGGTAAGAAAGCATTAGGGCGAGTATATGAGTGAATTTAACCAGAAAATTTGTGATGAATTTGCAGGCTTAGTTGTTAGGAAAGACTTAGTAAAAACGGTCAAAGGCAATGCAATTGTCCCATCGTATGTTTTAGAGTATTTGCTAGGGCAGTACTGCGCTACTAATGACGAAGCGAGCATAGAGTCAGGCATTCAAACAGTTAAAGAAATTCTAGCTAAGCACTACGTTCATCGAAATGAAGCTGGGTTAGTGCGTTCTACTATTCGAGAAAAAGGCAGACATAAAATTATTGATAAGGTCAGTGTATCCTTAAACGATAAGAAAGATGTATACGAAATTGAGTTTTCAAATCTTGGTATTAAGAAGGTTTTGATTGATTCAGGTACTGTAAAGAAACATCCTAAATTACTGGTCGGTGGTGTATGGGTGATCGCTGATATTGAGTACGATTATACCGATGATAAAGATGTAACTCCTTGGTTGTTAAGTGCTATAAAGCCGATTCAAATGTCGCACTTCGATTATGATGGGTATATTGCATCTCGTAACAAATTTAATCTTGATGAGTGGATTAATTTATTAGTGCAAAGCATTGGATTCAATCCCGATTTCTTTGGTCGAAGAAGCAAATTGATTCAGCTAGTACGTTTGATCCCATTCTGTGAGCGAAATTATAATCTCATTGAGCTAGGTCCGAAGGGAACTGGTAAATCTCATATCTACTCAGAATTCTCACCTCATGGTATCTTGATCTCTGGTGGTGAAGTTACAGTACCGAAGTTATTTGTAAACAATTCCAGCGGAAAACTAGGGTTAGTTGGTTACTGGGACACGGTTGCGTTTGATGAATTTGCAGGTAAACAAAAGCGAATTGATAAAGCTCTTGTAGATATTATGAAAAACTACATGGCAAATAAATCGTTCTCTCGAGGTGTTGAAACTCTTGGTGCAGATGCGTCAATGGTTTTTGTAGGTAACACTGAACACAGTCTGCCTTATATGCTAAAGCACTCTGATTTGTTTGATGCCTTACCAACGAAATTTTACGATTCTGCTTTTTTAGACCGAATCCACTTTTATATCCCTGGATGGGAAGTGGATATTATTCGTGGGGAAATGTTCTCAGATGGTTATGGCTTTGTTGTTGATTACCTTGCAGAAGTATTACGTCACTTAAGAAATCAGGATTACTCAGATCAATACCAAGAATACTTTCAGCTATCGTCTCAAATATCCACTCGTGATAGAGATGCAATCCATAAGACATTTAGCGGATTAATGAAAATCTTGTTTCC containing:
- the brxL gene encoding BREX system Lon protease-like protein BrxL codes for the protein MSEFNQKICDEFAGLVVRKDLVKTVKGNAIVPSYVLEYLLGQYCATNDEASIESGIQTVKEILAKHYVHRNEAGLVRSTIREKGRHKIIDKVSVSLNDKKDVYEIEFSNLGIKKVLIDSGTVKKHPKLLVGGVWVIADIEYDYTDDKDVTPWLLSAIKPIQMSHFDYDGYIASRNKFNLDEWINLLVQSIGFNPDFFGRRSKLIQLVRLIPFCERNYNLIELGPKGTGKSHIYSEFSPHGILISGGEVTVPKLFVNNSSGKLGLVGYWDTVAFDEFAGKQKRIDKALVDIMKNYMANKSFSRGVETLGADASMVFVGNTEHSLPYMLKHSDLFDALPTKFYDSAFLDRIHFYIPGWEVDIIRGEMFSDGYGFVVDYLAEVLRHLRNQDYSDQYQEYFQLSSQISTRDRDAIHKTFSGLMKILFPQGGASEAEIEEILKFAMEGRKRVKDQLCRIDSTYADVNFSYNGKGGKDVPIYTIEELQYPNYFNKTVSNVTDIGMSESGVDVAEYSPDSSLKQSIDDIKNNKLKEQRLTFAENQRGVSYDGLFGPYLKDAKHITIKDPYIRLFYQAKNLMELLETVVKQKQEEDEIIVSLITVEDEYKGEQQREYFEKIRASLFSIGVKFTYSFDTTGTLHTGYIITDTGWKISLDLGLDIYQSYDVNDTFNLTNKFQKYRTCKAFKATFIWIGK